The following proteins are encoded in a genomic region of Stigmatopora nigra isolate UIUO_SnigA chromosome 3, RoL_Snig_1.1, whole genome shotgun sequence:
- the cartl gene encoding cocaine- and amphetamine-regulated transcript-like produces MESSAVLRGLLLFSLLFVLCYGQTSQELSVEELDGDKSEQETDRDLVEALDVLLGKMHNRISTQKRGSIPLCGMGDRCAMKFGPRIGKLCDCGRAANCNSYLLKCI; encoded by the exons ATGGAGAGTTCCGCTGTTCTCCGCGGGCTGCTGTTGTTCAGCCTCCTGTTCGTCTTGTGTTACGGCCAGACTTCGCAAGAATTGTCTGTTGAGGAATTGGATGGGGACAAAAGCGAACAAGAAACAGACAGGGATTTG GTAGAAGCTTTGGACGTTCTGCTGGGCAAGATGCATAATCGGATTTCCACACAGAAAAGAGGCAGCATCCCACTG TGCGGGATGGGGGACCGGTGCGCCATGAAGTTCGGGCCACGGATTGGAAAGCTCTGTGACTGCGGTCGAGCAGCCAACTGCAATTCGTACCTGCTTAAGTGCATCTGA